Proteins encoded within one genomic window of Rhododendron vialii isolate Sample 1 chromosome 1a, ASM3025357v1:
- the LOC131301544 gene encoding uncharacterized protein LOC131301544, whose protein sequence is MTIDDDNSVYVGGLPYDADEESIRRVFDLYGHVVAVKIVNDHGIGGKCYGFVTFTNPRSAVDAINDMNGRTIDGRVVKVNEVKTRGGRSNFSRESFRRSSERGNRDRGRDRIRDYDRGEDRHWGRNRDRSGDPDQEKERGGHDRERDVDRTRNRSMDRDIDQEKERGHDRGHDVDQTRDRSIDRDIDQEKERGHDRRRDVDRTTDQSMDRDIDRGQDREGEDNEQAYDKKRTREWERDRELDGSRDRQMQRSNDHHKSGGKDKDQTLKKLNGYDFRGRHGRELSSESSDDDYDEVEKQLEFSNQHLEELQKQISELEDLAEEKRQLITNFQEKSQKLEDALTAAKKLSSHRRMQLTKLHRSFVHVKDYNERLKSAEQELESLVDATMIEVDVGNDTGGRGLANGSA, encoded by the exons ATGACGATCGACGACGACAATTCCGTATACGTCGGCGGACTTCCTTACGACGCCGACGAAGAAAGCATTCGCCGCGTCTTTGATCTCTACGGTCACGTTGTTGCCGTCAAg ATAGTTAATGACCACGGGATCGGCGGCAAATGCTATGGCTTTGTTACCTTCACAAATCCTCGATCTGCGGTGGATGCCATCAATGACATGAATGGAAGG ACTATTGATGGGCGAGTTGTGAAAGTAAATGAAGTGAAGACCAGAGGTGGAAGATCAAATTTTAGTCGTGAAAGTTTTCGGCGTAGTTCTGAGAGGGGGAACCGGGATAGAGGCAGAGATCGTATTCGGGATTATGATCGGGGTGAGGACCGGCATTGGGGTAGAAACAGAGACAGGTCCGGAGACCCCGATcaagagaaggaaagaggaGGACATGACCGCGAACGTGATGTTGATCGGACAAGGAATCGGTCGATGGATAGAGATATAGATcaagagaaggaaagaggaCATGACCGCGGACATGATGTTGATCAGACAAGGGACCGGTCGATTGATAGGGATATAGATcaagagaaggaaagaggaCATGACCGGAGACGTGATGTTGATCGGACAACGGACCAGTCAATGGATAGAGATATAGATCGAGGTCAAGACAGAGAAGGGGAGGACAACGAGCAAGCATACGATAAGAAGCGGACTCGGGAGTGGGAAAGAGACCGTGAATTAGATGGGAGTCGAGATAGGCAGATGCAAAGAAGCAATGATCATCATAAAAGTGGAGGCAAGGACAAAGATCAAACATTGAAGAAACTGAATGG TTACGATTTCCGCGGCCGACATGGTAGGGAGCTTTCATCAGAATCAAGTGACGATGATTATGATGAG GTGGAAAAACAACTGGAATTTTCAAACCAACACCTTGAAGAGCTTCAAAAGCAG ATATCTGAGTTGGAAGACTTGGCAGAGGAGAAACGACAACTTATTACAAACTTTCAAGAGAAATCCCAG AAATTGGAGGATGCATTGACTGCTGCTAAGAAGCTTTCCTCTCACCGTCGGATGCAGTTGACCAAG CTTCATAGATCTTTTGTGCACGTAAAGGACTACAACGAAAGGCTTAAAAGTGCTGAACAGGAACTTGAG TCTCTTGTCGATGCAACAATGATAGAGGTTGATGTTGGCAATGATACTGGTGGAAGGGGTCTAGCAAATGGCAGTGCTTGA
- the LOC131301550 gene encoding myb family transcription factor EFM has product MMASPPELSLDCKPHSYSLLLKSIGEQQAADQTLKLEEFLAHLEEERLKIDAFKRELPLCMQLLNNAMEASRQQLQSYRANQGPRPILEEFIPLKQPTSELSSDIKASSNVSDMANWMTSTQLCSQTSDIGARKQLQQTISSSPNKETEIGFSVSTTLGLETKQRINGGAFHPFSKERNSLPELALVSVDKEIEDKKCLEIGNGVDCLRRENNCGMVEQGQGGNVQPESQTNAGGGGGGGGAAGGAGGQGHRKARRCWSPDLHRRFVSALQILGGSQVATPKQIRELMKVDGLTNDEVKSHLQKYRLHTRRPSPSPQAAGAPAPQLVVLAGGIWVPPEYAAAAHGGAPHTLYGAHPTTHASAHYCAPQVPQEFYPAPPVPQLHHHTLHQQLHMYHQTSPESDVRGGGDRSESMEDGKSDSGGSWKAGESGGENGGGERKGEESNGSDITLKF; this is encoded by the exons ATGATGGCGTCTCCGCCGGAACTGAGCCTCGATTGCAAGCCCCACAGCTACTCTCTGCTGCTAAAATCCATTGGAGAACAACAAGCAGCTGATCAAACCCTAAAGCTCGAAGAATTCCTCGCTCACCTCGAAGAAGAAAGGCTCAAGATCGATGCCTTCAAACGCGAGCTTCCCCTCTGCATGCAACTCCTCAATAAtg CAATGGAGGCTTCAAGGCAGCAACTGCAGAGCTACCGAGCGAATCAAGGGCCGCGACCGATACTCGAAGAATTCATTCCCCTAAAACAACCAACCTCTGAATTATCCTCAGACATCAAGGCCTCATCCAACGTGTCCGATATGGCGAACTGGATGACATCTACTCAACTGTGCAGCCAAACGAGCGATATCGGGGCCAGAAAACAACTTCAACAGACAATTTCTAGTTCCCCTAACAAAGAAACAGAAATCGGGTTTAGTGTTAGTACTACGCTGGGATTGGAAACCAAGCAGAGGATTAATGGGGGAGCTTTCCACCCATTCTCCAAGGAGAGGAATTCTCTCCCGGAATTGGCTCTTGTTTCCGTGGACAAGGAGATTGAGGACAAGAAGTGTTTGGAGATTGGGAATGGAGTTGATtgtttgaggagagagaataacTGTGGGATGGTTGAGCAGGGACAAGGTGGAAATGTTCAGCCGGAGTCGCAAACAaacgccggtggtggtggtggtggtggaggcgcGGCGGGAGGAGCAGGTGGTCAAGGTCATAGGAAGGCGAGGAGGTGTTGGTCGCCGGACTTGCACCGGCGGTTCGTGAGTGCTCTTCAGATTTTAGGTGGTTCTCAAG TAGCGACACCAAAGCAAATCAGAGAGCTAATGAAGGTTGACGGTTTGACCAACGATGAAGTTAAAAGCCACCtccag AAATATAGACTTCACACCAGAAGGCCAAGTCCAAGCCCACAAGCAGCTGGCGCTCCAGCACCCCAGTTAGTCGTCCTGGCCGGTGGCATATGGGTCCCGCCGGAGTACGCCGCCGCGGCGCACGGGGGAGCCCCACACACCCTCTACGGCGCACACCCGACCACCCATGCCTCGGCACACTACTGTGCACCGCAGGTGCCCCAAGAGTTCTATCCAGCGCCACCGGTTCCCCAGTTGCACCACCACACCCTCCACCAGCAGCTCCACATGTACCACCAGACGTCGCCGGAATCCGACGTCAGGGGCGGCGGAGACCGGTCGGAGAGCATGGAAGACGGGAAGTCGGACAGCGGCGGGAGCTGGAAGGCCGGCGAAAGCGGCGGCGAGAACGGCGGTGGAGAGAGGAAAGGTGAAGAGAGCAATGGAAGTGATATCACCCTCAAGTTCTGA
- the LOC131301560 gene encoding pentatricopeptide repeat-containing protein At5g55740, chloroplastic, producing the protein MASLPVNTSLNPHIPHLNSARSHKLTPTHLANLSENGKTYPALHKSYFKQISALSKDGRIQEAADLFTEMQSKNFQIGPEIYAELLQGCVYERDIFMGQQLHALIIKNGESFARNEYVETKLVVFYAKCSLFEATARLFCRIRKQNEFSWAAIIGMNCRMGFRERALLGFCEMQENGILADNFVVPNVLKACGALQLVGFGKGVHGYVLKMGFAECVFVASSLVDMYGKCGVLDEARKKFDKMPERNVVAWNSMIASYVQNGMNEEAIEVFHDMRVEGMELTHVTVSSFLSASANLNVVVEGKQGHAIAIVNGFGLDNILGSSIINFYGKVGLIEDAELVFSRMVEKDVVTWNLLISSYVQHGLVEKGLNLCRWMRLENFRFDSVTLASIISTSANTTDIKLGQAGHCYCIRNSLESDVVVASSIVNIYGKCGKFMYARRVFDSTKKRDLVLWNTLLAAYAEKGLSGETLKLFYQMLLESVPPNVISWNSVVLGFMRSGDVEKAKEMFSQMKSLGFQPNLVTWTTLITGMAQNGFADEAILFFQQMLKEGNIPNAVSIVGALSACSNAASLHVGQAIHAIIIRYSMFLSIPLATALADMYGKCGCIDRAKKMFNMVLRKERPLYNALISVYALHGQAEEALALFKLLQEEEIEPDNLTFTSILSACSHSGLLEKSYELFGDMISKYKVKPSIEHYGCLVSLLSRHGKLDEALTLILRMPFDPDEHILTSLLAACRENEELEIGEHVSNMLFKLEPDHSGNFVALSNTYAAAGKWDEVSRVRALMKEKGMTKNSGCSWIRIGGELHVFVAGDVSHLKTKGIHSMLAQLGKEMQLVQYVQMFRNDEILYC; encoded by the coding sequence ATGGCTTCTCTCCCAGTCAACACCTCACTAAACCCCCACATCCCTCACTTGAACTCCGCCAGATCCCATAAACTCACCCCAACCCATCTCGCAAACCTCtcagaaaatggaaaaactTACCCAGCTCTACACAAATCTTATTTCAAACAGATATCTGCACTCTCCAAAGATGGCCGGATTCAAGAAGCCGCGGACCTGTTCACTGAAATGCAGTCCAAGAATTTCCAAATCGGACCCGAAATCTATGCTGAACTCCTTCAGGGTTGTGTCTACGAGCGTGACATCTTCATGGGTCAGCAGTTACACGCGttgattatcaaaaatggtGAGTCTTTTGCAAGAAATGAGTATGTTGAGACAAAACTGGTGGTTTTCTATGCAAAATGCAGTCTTTTTGAGGCTACGGCCCGTTTGTTTTGCAGAATTAGGAAACAGAACGAGTTTTCTTGGGCTGCCATAATTGGGATGAATTGTAGAATGGGTTTTAGGGAAAGAGCATTGTTGGGTTTCTGTGAAATGCAAGAAAATGGTATTTTGGCTGATAATTTTGTTGTTCCTAACGTTTTGAAAGCGTGTGGCGCTCTCCAGTTGGTTGGATTTGGTAAGGGGGTTCATGGGTATGTGCTGAAGATGGGTTTTGCTGAGTGCGTATTTGTCGCAAGTAGTCTGGTGGATATGTATGGCAAATGTGGGGTTTTGGATGAAGCAAGGAAAAAGTTTGATAAAATGCCTGAAAGAAATGTCGTCGCTTGGAATTCGATGATTGCGAGTTACGTTCAAAATGGGATGAACGAGGAAGCCATTGAGGTCTTTCATGATATGAGAGTGGAAGGAATGGAACTGACTCATGTAACTGTGTCAAGCTTTCTTTCGGCTTCAGCTAATTTAAATGTTGTAGTAGAGGGTAAGCAAGGGCATGCTATAGCAATTGTAAATGGGTTTGGTTTAGATAACATTTTGGGAAGTTCCATTATAAATTTCTACGGCAAAGTTGGGTTGATAGAGGATGCTGAGTTAGTTTTTAGTAGGATGGTTGAGAAAGATGTAGTGACATGGAATTTGCTGATCTCCTCTTATGTGCAACATGGTTTGGTTGAGAAAGGACTCAATTTGTGCCGATGGATGAGACTGGAAAACTTTAGGTTTGATTCTGTGACTCTAGCATCAATAATTTCCACTTCAGCTAATACAACGGACATAAAACTTGGCCAAGCGGGCCATTGTTATTGCATTAGAAACAGCCTTGAATCTGATGTTGTAGTTGCAAGTAGCATTGTGAATATTTATGGCAAATGTGGAAAATTTATGTACGCAAGAAGAGTTTTTGACTCTACGAAAAAGAGAGATCTTGTGTTGTGGAATACATTATTGGCCGCTTATGCAGAAAAAGGTCTAAGTGGTGAAACCCTGAAGTTGTTTTATCAAATGCTGCTAGAGAGCGTTCCACCGAATGTGATATCATGGAATTCGGTAGTTCTGGGATTCATGAGAAGTGGAGATGTTGAAAAGGCCAAAGAGATGTTTTCACAAATGAAATCTCTTGGTTTCCAGCCTAATCTTGTTACTTGGACTACCCTAATTACTGGCATGGCTCAAAACGGCTTTGCTGACGAAGCGATTCTGTTTTTTCAACAAATGCTAAAAGAAGGAAACATACCAAATGCTGTAAGCATCGTTGGTGCTCTATCCGCTTGTTCAAACGCAGCATCATTGCATGTTGGACAAGCCATTCATGCCATCATTATTAGGTATAGCATGTTTTTGTCCATTCCACTTGCAACTGCTCTTGCGGATATGTATGGCAAATGTGGATGCATTGATCGAGCGAAGAAAATGTTTAATATGGTTTTAAGGAAGGAGCGTCCTTTGTACAACGCACTGATATCTGTCTACGCATTACATGGCCAAGCTGAAGAAGCCCTTGCACTGTTTAAACTTCTTCAGGAGGAAGAAATCGAACCAGACAACTTAACTTTCACTAGCATTTTGTCGGCGTGTAGCCACTCTGGCTTGTTAGAAAAAAGTTATGAGCTTTTTGgtgatatgatttcaaaatacAAAGTAAAGCCAAGTATTGAGCATTATGGCTGTTTGGTTAGTCTTCTTTCTCGACATGGGAAGTTGGATGAAGCGCTTACTCTCATCCTCAGGATGCCATTTGACCCTGATGAACACATACTAACGTCACTGCTGGCCGCTTGTAGAGAAAACGAGGAGTTGGAAATCGGGGAACACGTATCCAATATGTTATTCAAATTAGAACCGGATCACTCGGGAAATTTTGTCGCGCTCTCAAACACATATGCAGCTGCAGGGAAGTGGGATGAAGTGTCGAGAGTGAGGGCTTTGATGAAAGAAAAGGGCATGACGAAGAATTCAGGGTGCAGTTGGATTCGAATCGGGGGAGAGCTCCATGTTTTTGTTGCTGGTGATGTATCCCACTTAAAAACAAAGGGAATTCATTCCATGTTAGCTCAGTTAGGAAAGGAAATGCAGTTAGTGCAGTATGTTCAAATGTTCAGGAACGATGAAATTTTGTACtgttga